In Phragmites australis chromosome 24, lpPhrAust1.1, whole genome shotgun sequence, the following are encoded in one genomic region:
- the LOC133907957 gene encoding uncharacterized protein LOC133907957: protein MTTPPPPQLLHPSPQDQVDDLTQEILLRIPPYKPKRLVRCSAVCKPWRLLLTDPAFLRRYRAFHGVPPMLGFLFNVKLPRNRFVARFVRTTSFRPRTLDHSDWYARDSRHGRVLFHNPSYVEGDPDLVVWNPITDEKWQLAFPSLDFEDWDAAVLCAAFGGCDHLDCHGGPFLVAFVGTDNEGITSACVYSSETATWSDATVAEHPNDFAIMNMKPSELVGNTIYFIAVDSKTIVEYDLGRRQLAFIDPPFAYQGCGVLMPAMGGGLGFTGVRGSCLYLWSREAGPDGTAAWTQRRVIELNTLPTRAPLYGPTAAAVGFAAGLGVIFVTTDAGVFAINLKSCIAKKVSNRGSIDTIIPYTTFYTPDHATG, encoded by the exons ATGAccacgcctccgccgccgcaacTCCTCCACCCCTCGCCGCAGGATCAGGTCGACGACCTTACCCAGGAGATCCTCCTCCGCATCCCGCCGTACAAGCCCAAGCGCCTCGTCCGCTGCTCCGCCGTCTGCAAACCCTGGCGCCTCCTCCTCACCGACCCCGCCTTCCTCCGCCGCTACCGCGCGTTCCACGGGGTGCCTCCCATGCTGGGCTTCCTCTTCAACGTGAAACTCCCCCGCAATCGCTTCGTCGCTCGTTTCGTCCGCACCACCTCCTTCCGCCCTCGCACCCTCGACCACAGCGACTGGTACGCGCGCGACTCACGCCACGGCCGCGTCCTCTTCCACAACCCCAGCTACGTGGAGGGTGACCCTGACCTCGTCGTATGGAACCCCATCACGGATGAGAAGTGGCAGCTGGCCTTTCCGTCGCTGGACTTCGAGGACTGGGACGCGGCGGTGCTCTGCGCCGCGTTTGGCGGCTGCGACCACCTCGACTGCCACGGCGGACCCTTCCTCGTGGCATTCGTGGGCACCGACAACGAAGGGATCACGTCCGCCTGCGTCTACTCCTCTGAGACCGCTACCTGGAGCGACGCGACCGTCGCTGAGCACCCCAATGACTTCGCCATCATGAACATGAAGCCCAGCGAGCTTGTGGGGAACACGATCTACTTCATCGCTGTAGATAGCAAGACAATTGTGGAGTACGACTTGGGCCGTCGGCAACTTGCGTTCATCGACCCGCCGTTCGCGTACCAGGGTTGCGGTGTCCTCATGCCGGCCATGGGCGGTGGGCTGGGGTTCACCGGCGTACGGGGTTCCTGCCTCTACCTGTGGTCGAGGGAGGCCGGTCCAGATGGAACTGCGGCATGGACGCAACGCAGAGTCATCGAGCTCAACACACTGCCCACTCGTGCCCCCTTGTACGGACCTACTGCGGCTGCGGTTGGCTTCGCTGCGGGCCTCGGCGTCATCTTCGTCACGACAGACGCTGGCGTCTTCGCGATCAACCTCAAGTCTTGCATAGCCAAGAAGGTGTCCAACAGGGGAAGCATCGACACTATCATTCCTTACACGACCTTCTATACTCCAG ATCATGCTACGGGATGA
- the LOC133907958 gene encoding uncharacterized protein LOC133907958, producing MRRHRAARATMTTPPPPQLPHPSPQDQVDDLTQEILLRIPPYKPKLLVRCSAVCKPWRLLLTDPAFLRRYRAFHRVPPMLGFLFNLDLSRDCFGARFVRTTPFRPRTLDHGYWYARDSRHGRVLFRNLNCDPDLVVWNPITDERWGLPLPVASYTYWDATVLCAAAAREGSGECDHLDCHGGPFLVAFVGTNDEDGITCACVYSSETAAWSDATVAEHPEDLAEMDMKPAALVGNTIYCLAAQNKTIVEYDLGSRQLAFIDPPFAYEDRGVLMPAAGGGLGFAGVKGSCLYLLSREVIPDRSAAWTQRRVIELNTLPTGDPFYPHTVVGFAAGLGVIFVTTDAGVFAINLNSCIAKKVSNRGSIDTVIPYISFYTPDHATG from the exons ATGCGGCGACACCGAGCGGCGAGAGCAACCATGACCACGCCTCCACCGCCGCAACTCCCCCACCCCTCGCCGCAGGATCAGGTCGACGACCTTACCCAGGAGATCCTCCTCCGCATCCCGCCGTACAAGCCCAAGCTCCTCGTCCGCTGCTCGGCCGTCTGCAAACCCTGGCGCCTCCTCCTCACCGACCCCGCCTTCCTACGCCGCTACCGCGCGTTCCACCGGGTGCCTCCCATGCTGGGCTTCCTCTTCAACCTGGACCTCTCCAGGGATTGCTTCGGCGCGCGGTTCGTCCGCACCACTCCCTTCCGCCCTCGCACCCTCGACCACGGCTACTGGTACGCGCGCGACTCCCGCCACGGCCGCGTTCTCTTCCGCAACCTCAACTGCGACCCTGACCTCGTCGTCTGGAACCCCATCACGGATGAGCGGTGGGGTCTTCCCCTGCCGGTGGCCTCGTACACGTACTGGGACGCGACAGTGCTCTGCGCCGCGGCCGCGCGCGAAGGCAGCGGCGAGTGCGACCACCTCGACTGCCACGGCGGGCCCTTCCTCGTGGCATTCGTGGGCACCAATGACGAAGACGGGATCACGTGCGCCTGCGTCTACTCCTCGGAGACCGCCGCCTGGAGCGACGCGACCGTCGCTGAGCACCCCGAAGACCTCGCCGAAATGGACATGAAGCCCGCCGCGCTTGTGGGGAACACGATCTACTGCCTCGCTGCACAGAACAAGACAATCGTGGAGTACGACTTGGGAAGCCGTCAACTCGCGTTCATCGACCCGCCGTTCGCGTATGAGGATCGTGGTGTCCTAATGCCCGCGGCGGGCGGTGGACTGGGGTTCGCCGGCGTGAAGGGTTCCTGCCTCTACCTGTTGTCGAGAGAGGTCATTCCTGACAGAAGTGCGGCATGGACGCAACGCAGAGTCATCGAGCTCAACACACTGCCCACTGGTGACCCCTTCTACCCACATACTGTGGTTGGCTTCGCGGCGGGCCTCGGCGTCATCTTCGTCACGACAGACGCTGGCGTCTTCGCGATCAACCTCAACTCTTGCATAGCCAAGAAGGTGTCCAACAGGGGAAGCATCGACACTGTCATTCCTTATATTAGCTTCTATACTCCAG ATCATGCTACGGGCTGA